The stretch of DNA CGTCCGTCGTTGAATAGGCGGACATACCACTGCAGGCTGAAGCCTTCCCAACGAGCGCTGTAGCGGGAGGCGTTGAAGCTAAACACCCCTAAGACCAGGATGGGGATGTACATGAACCCAAACATGATCAGGGTGATAATCCCTAGGATGGGGATGGGAAACCGTCTAGGAGGCTGGGACACGGGTTTCATGACATTCTCCTGCAAGACCCTTAGGCTTTTGTAGCGTTGCGATCGCCATATTTCATCAAGAGAGCGATCGCAATGCTGACGGCGACAATCAGCAGCATACTCAGAGCCGATCCCAGCCCCCAGTTGCGCACTCTCAAGAACTGGTTGTAGATCAGTCGCGACATGGTGCTACTGGATGCTCCACCGAGCAGCTCGGGTACAACAAAGTCACCCAAGCTGGTGATGAACACTAGCAAGCTGCCAGCGGCAATTCCCGGTAGGGTTTGGGGGATGGTGACTTTCCAAAAGGTTTGTAGCGGCGTAGCCCCTAGATCCGCAGATGCCTCTAACAAGCGAAGATCAAGCTTTTCCAGTGAGGCATAGAGAATCAGCACCATGTAGGGCAAAAAGCTGTAGCTGAGACCAATACCCACGGCCACTTCGGTATAAAGCCAGTTTTGGGTGGGCAGTTGGAGGAGGGATAAAAAAGAATTGAGAACACCTGTGGGACGTAAAATCGACACCCAGGCATAGGCCCGCAGGAGAGATGATGTCCAAAGTGGCAGCACGAAGGCGATCAGCAGCAGCACCCGCCAGCGCTTCGGCGACTTCAGCGCAATCCAGTAGGACACTGGAAATCCTAAGATCAGGCAGGCTGCGGTGGTGACGAGGGCAAACCCCAGCGATCGCTCAATCACATCTTGATAGGTTTGGTTGAGGAGCTGAATGTAATTTCCTAATCCGTAGGCTGGCGGTGCCGCACCAGGCCGCAGTCCGGGTAGAAAGCTGACATCTAGAATGAGCAGCGTGGGCAGCACGAGGAGCACCACTAGCCATAGACCGGCGGGGCCCAGCAGCAAGGTAGGCTGTATCCACCGCAGCCAGCGCCGAGGTGGCTTGGAGGGGGGACGGCTGGTCTGGAGGGTGCTCGGTGGCGTTGGTGTGGAGGTTGACATAGCTCACCCATGGGCTGGGGTTGAGTTGGGGCTGAAACCAATCTAGTTCAAGCAGGGGCAAGTTGAAGGGGGCTAAGCGCTGGACAGCTCCGTCCATAAGCGATCGTAGAGTTCAATCGCCTCTCCTACTGGGGCGATGCCTTCACATTTTGCCAAAATTTCCTCGGGGGGGAACAGGTCATCGTTGGCTTTGAGGTCGTCGGGCAGTAAGTCGAAGGCGGGTTGAATGGGTGTTGCAAAAAAGAGCCGACTGACGACCTCTGCGGATACTTCAGGCTCGTAGAAGAGGTTCATCCAGGCATAGGCTGCCTCAGGGTTGGGGGCAGATTTGGGAATGACCATGGTATCGGTCCACAGGGAGGAACCGCTGTTGGGGACGACGTAGACGAGGGATGGATCTTCCAGGGTGGCAGCGATCGCATCCACGGAATAGGCCATCACCAGAGCTAAGTCGCCACTGAGTAGCTGATCTTCCCAGCCGAAGGACTGGAAGGACGCCAAGGCAGGCTTTAGCTCTACTAATCGCTGGTAGGCTTCTTCAATCTCGGCTGGGTTGGTGGAATTATAGGAGTAGCCAAGGGAGCGTAGGACGGCACCCATCACTTCACGCACATCGTCCAGCAGCGTCATGCGGCGGAAGAGCTGCTCTTGGTTGTCCCATAGATCGCTCCAATCGCTGGGCTCAAAGTCTAATTGACTGGTGTTATACAGCAGCCCTGTCGTGCCCCAACTCATAGGAATGCTGTGGGCATTACCCGGATCATAGGTAGGATTCTGCCACTGGGGAAAGAGGGTGTCTAGCCCCTGAATCTTGGCGTGATCTAGCTCTGACAGCATGTCTAGCCGGATCATTTCCTCCACCATGTAGTCTGATGGATAAATAATGCTGTAGGCGTCCCCGCCGCCGGCCTGCATCTTGGCGAGCATGACCTCATTGGAGTCATAAATATCAATGACTACTTCAATGCCTGTGCGCTCCGTAAAGAGCTGGGCAAGCCCTTCATCGGTGTAATCTGCCCATGTATAGATGTGGAGGGTCTCAGACTGAGCATTGGCAGACCCACCGTTTGAGGCTGATCCGCTTTGGACATTGGAAATGCCACGGCGGCAGTTAGACAATGCTAAACCAGAGAGAACTGCTGCAGAGGCTTGTAAGAACCGTCGCCGGCTTGTTGAGATCACCCGAGGCGATCGCCCTAGGGAGCGTTGGGGATAATGATGCTTCATGGATAGTGAGTGACCCTCCGGCATACAACCTGGCAGGTGCGTCGATGCTCGACGCGTACCATAGAAACGTAGACGCTACACCTCGTCATGGCTACTCATTCCCAGGAGGATGGGCTGAACCCTGGTTCAGAGAACATAGACCATGGGCGTGGGAAGCTTAAATCAACATGGGATACCCATGCCGTCGAAGAGCGATCGCCACCATGCCCGATGGGCAGGTTTTGATGGTTCACGGCGCAAGGCCTGAGAGATTCTGGGATCTGCGCAGATGACCAGAGCGAAACCCACGCCACGTTAGGTGTTCGATATATCGACAGACAAGATGCCCCCGGAAAATATCATTCCCTGTCTAGGCTTGTCAATGGGGGGCGATCGCCCGTTTCTTTTGCTGACATTCTTCTGCTTACATGGTTAGCGCCAGACAGTCGGTGGCAGACCAGTAGACATGAATGGGCGTGTGGGGTTCGGGCAGGCTTTCTAAGCGATTGGGCTGCAACACCGTGAGGCTATCTCCCGACAAAAGCTCTATCAGGTAATGAACGTGGGTGCCTAAGTACATGACATGCTTCAGGCGACCTTCAAAGCAGTTGCTGTCGGCTGTGGGCAGGTCAAGGCTCACCTGAATTTTTTCAGGACGCACACTCACCACCACGGGGCTATTGGTGTCGCCTGTCCAGTATTCCGATGGTTTGACGCGAATTTTCAGCCCATTTTGAGTGGTGACCTGCATATCGGCCGTGTCGGATGCTTCCACATAGCCCTGGAATAAATTGGTATCCCCAATAAAATCCGCCACAAACGGGGTTGAGGGATGCTCATAAATCTGGCTAGGGGTGCCTATTTGCTCAATTAACCCACCCCGCATCACCGCAATCCGATCAGACAAGCTCAGGGCTTCTTCTTGATCATGGGTCACCATTACAAAGGTGACTCCTAAGGTTTGGTGGAGGTTGGATAACTCGACCTGCATCTCTTTGCGAAGCTTGAGGTCGAGTGCGCCTAAGGGTTCATCCAAGAGCACTACGGCAGGACGGTTGACCAACGCCCGGGCCAGGGCCACCCGCTGTTGCTGTCCTCCCGACAGTTGGGCCGGAAAGCGTTGGGCATAATCATCCATTTTGACGAGCTGCAGCACGTCAGCTACCCGCTGTCGCACCTGAGCCCGACTACATTTTTTGATCCGCAGCCCAAAGGCAATGTTGTCCCACACGGTCATGTGGTTGAACAAGGCGTAGTTCTGAAAGACCGTGTTGACCGGGCGACGGTAGGGGGGCACGTAGGACATCGACTGCCCACGGATATAGAGGTCACCGGATGAGGGTGTTTCAAATCCTGCAATCAGGCGAAGTGTGGTGGTTTTACCACAGCCTGATGGCCCCAAAATACTGAAAAACTCGCCCTTCTGGATGCTGAGATTAACACCCCGAACAGCGGTTTCTCCATCAAAGACCTTGAACACGTTGCAGAGTTCTACATCGATCCCTGCACGAGTTTCAGTTGCACGTTGGCTTTGAGCAACGGTCTGAGGCATGGCATCATATCCCCCAGTGGCGACTGATGAAAGGCGGAATAGCCCTTCGATAGCTTCAATAGCTTAATTGGTTTTTCAAGACTTGTGAATGTCTTGATGATGAATGGGTTGCTCCCCATTTAGACGCTTACCATAACACAAGTTCAGGTGTGATATGGAGGGCTTACTGTCTAATA from Leptolyngbya sp. CCY15150 encodes:
- a CDS encoding spermidine/putrescine ABC transporter substrate-binding protein, encoding MKHHYPQRSLGRSPRVISTSRRRFLQASAAVLSGLALSNCRRGISNVQSGSASNGGSANAQSETLHIYTWADYTDEGLAQLFTERTGIEVVIDIYDSNEVMLAKMQAGGGDAYSIIYPSDYMVEEMIRLDMLSELDHAKIQGLDTLFPQWQNPTYDPGNAHSIPMSWGTTGLLYNTSQLDFEPSDWSDLWDNQEQLFRRMTLLDDVREVMGAVLRSLGYSYNSTNPAEIEEAYQRLVELKPALASFQSFGWEDQLLSGDLALVMAYSVDAIAATLEDPSLVYVVPNSGSSLWTDTMVIPKSAPNPEAAYAWMNLFYEPEVSAEVVSRLFFATPIQPAFDLLPDDLKANDDLFPPEEILAKCEGIAPVGEAIELYDRLWTELSSA
- a CDS encoding ABC transporter permease, whose translation is MSTSTPTPPSTLQTSRPPSKPPRRWLRWIQPTLLLGPAGLWLVVLLVLPTLLILDVSFLPGLRPGAAPPAYGLGNYIQLLNQTYQDVIERSLGFALVTTAACLILGFPVSYWIALKSPKRWRVLLLIAFVLPLWTSSLLRAYAWVSILRPTGVLNSFLSLLQLPTQNWLYTEVAVGIGLSYSFLPYMVLILYASLEKLDLRLLEASADLGATPLQTFWKVTIPQTLPGIAAGSLLVFITSLGDFVVPELLGGASSSTMSRLIYNQFLRVRNWGLGSALSMLLIVAVSIAIALLMKYGDRNATKA
- a CDS encoding ABC transporter ATP-binding protein, which encodes MPQTVAQSQRATETRAGIDVELCNVFKVFDGETAVRGVNLSIQKGEFFSILGPSGCGKTTTLRLIAGFETPSSGDLYIRGQSMSYVPPYRRPVNTVFQNYALFNHMTVWDNIAFGLRIKKCSRAQVRQRVADVLQLVKMDDYAQRFPAQLSGGQQQRVALARALVNRPAVVLLDEPLGALDLKLRKEMQVELSNLHQTLGVTFVMVTHDQEEALSLSDRIAVMRGGLIEQIGTPSQIYEHPSTPFVADFIGDTNLFQGYVEASDTADMQVTTQNGLKIRVKPSEYWTGDTNSPVVVSVRPEKIQVSLDLPTADSNCFEGRLKHVMYLGTHVHYLIELLSGDSLTVLQPNRLESLPEPHTPIHVYWSATDCLALTM